The following is a genomic window from Armatimonadota bacterium.
ATAGACCGGGCCGGGGTCGAGGCTGAAAACCGCGTAAGGCCGATACTGGCGGATGATGCGCGTCGCCTCGCCGCATAGCTTCTTCGGCGGCGCGTACTCGAGTTCGCCGTCGTCGTAGCCCAGCCAGATGATGTTCTCCTTCGGGATGCCGACCGCCGCGCACGCTGCTTCCTCTTCGGCCTTGCGGATGCGCGCGAGGCGTTCGCTCGTCATCTCGAGATCGTAGGATCCCTTGTTGTCGTTGGTGTAGATCGCGATGATGACCTTGTTCCCGTTCTTGGCGAGCTTCGCCAACGTGCCCCCGCAGTAGAACGTGTCGTCATCCGGATGCGGCGCGAAAACGACGATGGTCTTGTCTTTCCAGTCCTCAATGCGATTGGGCCATTGCTTGGATGGCTGCTCCTGCGCCGCGGCGATCCCGACGGCGAATGCGACGATCAAAACGACTGCGAGACTCCTCATTGCCGGACCTCCTTGCCTGCCGACGTGATCCTGCGTTCAGCGGCATTCGTCATGGTGAACCGGAAGACCTGCACTCCCGGGAGGGGATGCTCGCCAACAGGATGGGTGATGCGTCGGCCCCGCCGCGCAGCTCCGAGGGCTCATGAACGGGCCACCGCGATGCCCCGTATCTCGCTAACCTCGACTTGCCCAATGCGACTGCTCAATGCCGGCGCCACCGCGCAGTAGTAGTGATACAGCGTGCCGTCGTGGAAGAACGCCGACGGCTTGTGCGCGTAGCGGGAGTCTATCGAGCCGTCCGGCCCGACGTCCACCAGCACCTCGTTGGCTTTTTCCCAGTGGACGAGGTCATCGGAGAATGCGACGCCGTCTCGCGCGTGACCGTCGCCGGACAGGCCGTAATAGAACATCACCCACACGTCGCCGGCGCGCAGCACGCAGGGATCGCTCGCGAACCTGTCGTCAAAGGCCCCCGGCGAGCCGACCGTGACGAGTGGATTCTGCGCCAGGCGCGTCCAGCGCTTGAGGTCGGTGGACACCACCGCCCCGGTCTGCTCGATCCACGGGCCGGCTGCTTCGTTCTTGGCGTTATAGAACAGGTAGAACGTGCCGCCATGCTCGACCAGGCACGACTTGTAGAGCCCGCCTCGTTCCCACGGGTCGCCATCGCGGGGATGCAGGAATGGCTCGTCCACCTGCCAGTGATGCAGGTCATCACTCCAGCATAGCCCAATAACCGCCGGCCCCGCCTCGTACCCCGCGCTCGGATAGGCATGATAGGTGCCGAGATAGCAGCCGCGCACTTTCTTCAACCCGCCGGAACCGAACAAGTCGTTATCGCGGAGTATCCACGTCAGGGCGGCGTTGTATTCCGTAGCCGATCCCGTGGGCCCACGGTCAATGAGGAGCCCTTCCCTGTGCCAATTGATGAGATCATGCGACGACGCCAGGCCGGTGCGGTACCCGATGCCGTCCCATCCGATGTACGTCATGTAGAAGCGTCCGTCGTGTGCGAAGACGAACGGGCCGTCTACGGCATGGCTATCGAACTCGCCATCCCTGTATGACGGCGCGAACACGAGCGATGGGTGCTTGTGCGGCGTCCTCAGCTTCTCGAGAAGCGATGTAGATATGCTGCGCAATTCGTCCGGTCCATATGGCGACGCGTTGTGCGAACCACCTCGCTGGTGCTGCTACCGCTTTCTCACCGCGTACCGTATGATGGTCTTGGGCACCTTTGCCGTGGGGCGCGTGAGGTATTCCTCTTCGTGAGGGCCGGCTACCTCATATCCCTGCGCGGCGATGAAATCGTGCAGGCGCTCGACGGTCGGTGCTTCCTCCGCATACGGGCCGCGATGGAGGATCTGCGCCACCGTGCCGTATTGCCACTTCTCGATTCTCACCTCGACCTCCGGATGCTTCTGCGGCAATGACCTGGTGGCTGAGGGAATGGGCAGCCCCCACAGGCCCACCCACTCGTCCTTCGGGGCGATGTGCACATTCGGCCAGCGCGCCCGCAGTCCGCACACCTTGAAGTCACGCCCTTTCTTCTTGAGGTCGAACTTGAGGGTGTACACCGAGCCGAACAGAGCTTTCATGGCATCGCCGGCGACGACGTTGGGATCGCCGACCGTCCTTACGACCGCCAGCTTCTGCGTCGGCATCCTCACGATCTCGGGTTGGATCTGCGAGCCGAGTCGCGTCATTGCTGCCCTCCCGTTTCGAGCAAACGGCAAAACGTCGTGCGGCGGCGCCGATCGCGTCGCCTACCTGCGGCGTCGGGCCTCGGATTCCGGATTGGCGATCCGGGGCCCGGCGATCTCACTTCTCACGAGCAGGCTCGCCACGGGAACCTCGCGCAGCGCGGAGCACCCGATCCACCAGCCCGCCGGGGTTCGTCGGCGCGCTTAGATCCCTGCCCTCCAGCGCGGCCGGGAGCGACCACAGCATCATGTCCTGGTAGTAATCGTTGCCGAAGGTTCTCTCGCCCGTATCCACGTCGCCGCGCATGATGTTGGGCATATCCCACGTGTACCCTTGGAGGCAGACGAGGTTGTGCCACACCTTACGTGCCAGCTCCAAGCCGAAATCGCGCTCGCCGTTGTACATGTACGTCATGGCCAGCATGAGCGCCTCCGGCGGGAAATAGCTGTAAGTGCCGTAGCCCTTCACCTCGGCGGGCGTGCTGTCCGGGTTGGCGTAGTTGACGGCGCCGTACTTGGTCACGGCCACGTTGCAGCGCTTGATCGTGTCCAGCACGGTCCTTACCCGGGCCTTGCCCACCGTGCCGGGTANNNNNNNNNNNNNNNNNNNNNNNNNNNNNNNNNNNNNNNNNNNNNNNNNNNNNNNNNNNNNNNNNNNNNNNNNNNNNNNNNNNNNNNNNNNNNNNNNNNNACAGCGCCACTCCGCCCGCCTTCTCCTCGATCCGCTGGTACGTCCAGTTCGGAAAATCCGCGGTGAGGTAGTTGTTCTGCATGATCTCCGGGTGGCACGCGAAATTGACGAGGGTCGCAATGACCTTGCCGTCCTCGCCGATTGCCTGGAGCGCCGCGATGCCGGTGTCGAGAATCTCCGCTACGTTGACGTTCTTCGACGCGCCCGGCAGATCGCCCGCGGCGCACTTCAACGACGCCGGCGCCATACTCCCCGCCGCCTCTTCGATCACCGCCGCCACCGTTTTGAGCATTGACTCAACGTACCCCTGATCCACTCCCGACTCGCCTTCCGTCGGGCCCCACAGACCGATGACATCGGGACCGGAGTGCACGTGCGTCGCTGCCACCAGAATGGCGTCATCCGGCACCGCCTCCACCATCTCGCGCACCCGTCCCACGTACAGGTTGGGGAAGCCGAGCAGGTCGACCGACGCAATCGCAAGCATTTGATCGCCGCTCTTCAGCACCAACGCCCGCGCCCACAGGTCATCGTGCACCCCTTCGCTGCGGCGATTGCCTCCATACCCTGCCATCCATGCTGGCCCCTCCGGCGTGATCTTCGCCTTGGCGGCGCCAACTGACACCGCCCCCTGCGCCTCACTTGCATCCAAGGCGACGAACGTAAACGCCAGGCCGATCATAACCGTCAGAACCGCGAGTGACAGCACCCTCTCTGCGCGCATAGCCAAGCCTCCTTCAGTAACTCGTTAGCCTGCGAAGCATTGGATTCGGCACGGCTCCCGCGTGACCCTTCAGGGGCTGAGGAGCCAATGTCCCGCGCGACGACCACCTGCTTGGCCGGAACGGATACGACGCCTTGCCGCAGAACCCGACGATTTCAGCCGGCCCCGGCCTTGGGCGATGCGGACGAGCACCCGGCCGGCACCCCGGGGCGCGCCGGACAACCTTCGCCGCGCCGGCTACCGAGTGACCAACACCTCGTACCAGAAGCTGTCGGCATCGAGAGGGATGCTCACTGTGTTCCCGTCGCGAGCCTCGCTGAGAGCCGTCACACGCCGCCCAATGGAGTCGAGGCCATATACCGCCACCGACGTCCACGGTTCCGCCAGCGTGACTCGCACCTGCCCGCGTACAGGCTCCATCAGAATCGGGGGACGGCCGGGATCGGTGGCCTTCGTCTTGCCGGGACCATACACCATCGCCGAGTTCTCCGCCCGCGCCGTCGCCGTGACGAGCAGGCGCTCTGACCGGGGAATGGGCTGATCGTCCAGGGCCGTCACTGCGAGCACCGCGAAGTCCGGTGTTACGTCGAAGGTCACCGGGCCGATTTGCACCGGCCCCGACGCGAACCCGATGCGCACCGCGGATGCCGGACTGTTGACCGTGACCAGGCCGCCCTGCGCGTCCCAGGTCAGCTGGCCGGTATCGCTGACCGCGGGCCCTTGGAGGTCCGGCAGGTCAGGTATCATCGAAGGCGCCCCGGGGCCGACAAAACTGTAGGACAAGCGATGACGCAAACCGGCACGGTCGGGCATGTCGGCGCCAACAAAGTCCGCTTGGTCCGCCCGGCGCCTCACGTCCATCGGATCGCGGCCGGGAGCGACGTGACCGCACACGAAGAGCCGTGCCGCCGCGGGCCACGTGGCGAAGACGTGCGGCTCATAGCCGACATTGAAGTTGTCAGTTATCGCGTCGTTCCAGTCCGCGCCCCAGTAGCAGTACTGTAGCAATCCGTCCCAGCCCTGGAAGGCGCCGTAGGCGGCCATGACCAGCGGCCCCTCCGCGATGAACTCGTTGATCCAGGCGCAGTTCCACTCGCTCACGATGAACGGCTTGCCCGCCGCCTGCTGAGCCGAAAGCCACGCCGGCAGGTTCGACGACGGGCTCTTCACCATCGGCCGGTTGTGGAACCCCGCCGCGGGCCCGAAGCCTGACTGAGGATGATCCCAGTACCCGTGGCGGTCCACGTAGTCCAACACGAGGTTGGACTTCAGGTCGAGGGGATTCGCCTCCCAATGGTTGCTGCCGGCGATGGGGACCTTGACGCCGATCGAACGCAGGTAGTCGCGCATTTCCGTGAAATAGGTGACCTGGGTGTCGTAGAGGAACTGCAGCACGTGCGGATCGCGCTCGCGCAGTCCGTCCGGCACCGAGGCCTGCGGATCCGCGCTCACGCCGCTCGCCTGCGCCCAGTTGACGTAGAGGTCGTTCAATTCCTCGACATACGACGCG
Proteins encoded in this region:
- a CDS encoding PIG-L family deacetylase, translating into MRSLAVVLIVAFAVGIAAAQEQPSKQWPNRIEDWKDKTIVVFAPHPDDDTFYCGGTLAKLAKNGNKVIIAIYTNDNKGSYDLEMTSERLARIRKAEEEAACAAVGIPKENIIWLGYDDGELEYAPPKKLCGEATRIIRQYRPYAVFSLDPGPVYERWHKSDHRMGAFNTVDAVRAAPFPLYYPEHLLTEGLQPHEVTECVFFDAADGDVNYWVDIEDVKDQKMEAASKHVSQFPPAINKYQPEWPPGVLDGIAAMFDRWQPKKDGRFVEPFRRAVREY
- a CDS encoding GyrI-like domain-containing protein, giving the protein MTRLGSQIQPEIVRMPTQKLAVVRTVGDPNVVAGDAMKALFGSVYTLKFDLKKKGRDFKVCGLRARWPNVHIAPKDEWVGLWGLPIPSATRSLPQKHPEVEVRIEKWQYGTVAQILHRGPYAEEAPTVERLHDFIAAQGYEVAGPHEEEYLTRPTAKVPKTIIRYAVRKR
- a CDS encoding neutral/alkaline non-lysosomal ceramidase N-terminal domain-containing protein gives rise to the protein MRAERVLSLAVLTVMIGLAFTFVALDASEAQGAVSVGAAKAKITPEGPAWMAGYGGNRRSEGVHDDLWARALVLKSGDQMLAIASVDLLGFPNLYVGRVREMVEAVPDDAILVAATHVHSGPDVIGLWGPTEGESGVDQGYVESMLKTVAAVIEEAAGSMAPASLKCAAGDLPGASKNVNVAEILDTGIAALQAIGEDGKVIATLVNFACHPEIMQNNYLTADFPNWTYQRIEEKAGGVAL
- a CDS encoding SCP2 sterol-binding domain-containing protein: MRECVLVVCILAFAVTLVGAGGGDEEGQRVHQEIAAWVDRLPSLWPAGEMGDRSSAMVLRLSGEGGGVWYVQVSDGEVTMGSGEVADPAAIVEASAVDWLALLRGELGAVEAFLSGKMRVSGDLAFVRDFYSRLLPSAEAQGEVTTDTEGWYEFKPLPIDYGVVAAPDASDVPDAPAGKHGFLTVQGDRFVFEDGTPARFWGGNIVSGNLFRDHETSKRMAARLARFGCNMVRFHGVDVPEFFNPAYDDTQHFSAESLDRLDYLIYQLKRHGIYINLGLLVFRNLRAGDGVRDWQQITDKLVEGGRTCYHFNRRLIELQQKYAHDLYTHVNTYTGLRYCDDPCIAMSEIINESSLFWLGGYDNVPASYVEELNDLYVNWAQASGVSADPQASVPDGLRERDPHVLQFLYDTQVTYFTEMRDYLRSIGVKVPIAGSNHWEANPLDLKSNLVLDYVDRHGYWDHPQSGFGPAAGFHNRPMVKSPSSNLPAWLSAQQAAGKPFIVSEWNCAWINEFIAEGPLVMAAYGAFQGWDGLLQYCYWGADWNDAITDNFNVGYEPHVFATWPAAARLFVCGHVAPGRDPMDVRRRADQADFVGADMPDRAGLRHRLSYSFVGPGAPSMIPDLPDLQGPAVSDTGQLTWDAQGGLVTVNSPASAVRIGFASGPVQIGPVTFDVTPDFAVLAVTALDDQPIPRSERLLVTATARAENSAMVYGPGKTKATDPGRPPILMEPVRGQVRVTLAEPWTSVAVYGLDSIGRRVTALSEARDGNTVSIPLDADSFWYEVLVTR